Part of the Robbsia sp. KACC 23696 genome, CTTGCCACGGCAGTCGAGTATGCGAACCAGCGTGTCGGCATCGTCGCGATCAAGATAGGGCTTGAGCAGTTAGAGCTACTTTGGCATGCACGTACGCAGCCTTTATTGCTGGTGGATGCCAATAATGTCATTGTTCTGTCGTCGGTTTCCGCGTGGAAGTTTCATACTATCGGTGCGTTGAGCGCGACGACGAAAGATGCGCTGGCGCAATCGCGGCAATACAACCAACAGCCCATCGATGCATTACCGTGGAAAATTGAGAAGCGTTTCACCGACGATACCTACCTGGTGACCTTGTCGCGCGAAAAGCGTGACGTGCGATATCTCGCAGTCGATTGGCCGGTTTCTTCCTTTGGAATGAAGCTTATTTCGCTGGTCGATCCCGGGCCGGAAGAAAGGGAGGCGGGGATAGTTGCGCTTGCAACCAGCATATTGATCTTATTCATCGCCGTTGCCTCGTTGTCGCTTGCGCAATGGCGCATGTCCATACGAGACCGTCTTGCCGCGCAAGATCGCTTACGCGAAGCGAATAGTCGACTGGAAGAACAAGTAGCGCAGCGAAGCGGGGAACTTACTGCTGCCAACGCCGCACTGACGCGCCAAGTGGCGGAACGGACACTCGCCGCGGTGCAACTTCAAAACTTTCAGCAGGAGTTGATTCGCACGGAGAACCTTGCGGTGATCGGGCAATTATCAGCAGGCCTCGCACACGAGATCAATCAGCCTTTGGCGGCGCTCAGCACGCTATCGGCAAATGCCGTTCGCTTTCTCGAGCGGCAAGATGTGGCGACGGTACGGCACAACCTCGAACGCATCAACGATATCGTCGTGCGAATGGGACGGCTCACGCGGCAATTGAAATCATTCGCGCGCCGCGCGGACGACGATAATAGCGACGCGGATATCGCGACGTCCGTGGATGCGGCACAAGCGCTTTTGGCCCATCGCATGCAGCAGGGCGGTAAAGCGATTCGTTTCGCGCAAGGCGGGTTTCCGGTATCGATCCGTGTCCGGTGTAATCCCGTTCGATTCGAGCAGGTGCTCGTCAATTTGATCGGGAACGCCATGGATGCCGTCGATGGAATCGAGAATGCCGCCATCTCCGTTGACTGGCGCATCGTGAACGACAGGGCGGTCATCGACGTCGAGGACAACGGCAGGGGAATGAGCGAGGAAGTCTTGCAAAGAATCTTCGAGCCGTTTTTTACGACGAAATCGCTAAGCGGATTGGGCCTGGGTCTGGCCATTTCGTCGGACATCGTAAAAAGTTACGGCGGAACACTGACTGCGATAAATCTACCGAACGGCGGCGCACGATTTTCCGTGATGCTTGGCCTAGCGATGGAGAAGGGAAAGGTACAGCATGAATGATCCGATGGTTATTCTGGTCGAGGACGATGCCGATGTCCGTTTGGGATGCATGCAAGCACTGGAGCTGGAAGACATACCCGTTCTCGGGTTCGCTTCGGTCGAAGCGGCGCGTGTCGTCCTTGACAGACCGTTTCATGGCGTGGTCGTTACCGATATTCGCCTGCCAGGCCTGCAAGGCGACGTGTTTTTGCTGGAGTTGTCCGCGCGCTATCCGCACATACCGGTGATCATGATTACTGGTCACGGCGACGTGGCGACCGCCGTGAAAGCGATGCGAGAGGGGGCGTATGATTTCGTACAGAAGCCGTTTCAGCCGCATGAACTGGTCAAGATCGTGCAACGCGGACTTGAAAAGGCCGCGCTCGAACGCGAGGTGGCCCGTTTGCGAGAGCGGATCGCCAGTCAGGGCGACCTGGGTCATCGTTTGATCGGCACATCGGCTGTGATGGCGCGATTACGAGATACGATACGCCAACTGGCGCCGTTGCCGACCGACATCCTGTTGCTCGGCGAAACGGGGACGGGCAAGGATATGATCGCTCGCACGATACATGATCAATCGGGTCGCAGTGGTCCGTTTGTCGCGTTGAATTGTGGTGGCATTCCAGAGGCGCTTTTTGAAAGTGAGATATTCGGCCACGAAGCGGGTGCATTTTCGGGCGCAACGCGTCGGCGCATCGGCAAAATTGAATTCGCGGATAAAGGCACGCTGTTCCTCGATGAAATCGAGAGCATGCCTTCGGCAATGCAAATCAAGCTGCTACGCGTTTTGCAGGAGCGCACTGTCGAGCGGCTTGGGGCGAACAAGACGATCGATGTCGATTTCCGTATCATCGCCGCATCGAAGACCAATTTGGCGCAACTCGCCGACGATAAGCAATTTCGCGCAGACCTCTTCTTTCGTATCAATGTCGCGACGATCGATATCCCGTTACTCCGCGAGCGCCGGGACGATATTCCGCTCTTGTTTGCGTACTTTTGCGGACAATGTGCGCATCGGTTGAATCGACCGCTGCCGATCATACGTGAAAGCGTGATGGCAGAGCTGGCCAGTCGAGATTGGCCGGGCAACGTACGTGAATTACGCAATGAAGCGGAACGTTTCGTTCTAGGAATGGCGCACAAGTCGACATTGTTAGATACGTCCGTGAACATGGGACTTGTCGACGCAGTCAATCATTTCGAGC contains:
- a CDS encoding ATP-binding protein, whose protein sequence is MKSLGSVRARAVLLFLLAALLIAWGAGTVVYHWSLQRGFRALHDSSTLTLALQEATLNKEVDRFGLVPITVASDKAVVDYLAHPGGQDSAAINRFLASLNANVGAESVFLISLDGTVLASSNWQADHSFIGNRLPFRPYFQQAQVGRISRYYAVGTTQSRPGYYLATAVEYANQRVGIVAIKIGLEQLELLWHARTQPLLLVDANNVIVLSSVSAWKFHTIGALSATTKDALAQSRQYNQQPIDALPWKIEKRFTDDTYLVTLSREKRDVRYLAVDWPVSSFGMKLISLVDPGPEEREAGIVALATSILILFIAVASLSLAQWRMSIRDRLAAQDRLREANSRLEEQVAQRSGELTAANAALTRQVAERTLAAVQLQNFQQELIRTENLAVIGQLSAGLAHEINQPLAALSTLSANAVRFLERQDVATVRHNLERINDIVVRMGRLTRQLKSFARRADDDNSDADIATSVDAAQALLAHRMQQGGKAIRFAQGGFPVSIRVRCNPVRFEQVLVNLIGNAMDAVDGIENAAISVDWRIVNDRAVIDVEDNGRGMSEEVLQRIFEPFFTTKSLSGLGLGLAISSDIVKSYGGTLTAINLPNGGARFSVMLGLAMEKGKVQHE
- a CDS encoding sigma-54 dependent transcriptional regulator — protein: MNDPMVILVEDDADVRLGCMQALELEDIPVLGFASVEAARVVLDRPFHGVVVTDIRLPGLQGDVFLLELSARYPHIPVIMITGHGDVATAVKAMREGAYDFVQKPFQPHELVKIVQRGLEKAALEREVARLRERIASQGDLGHRLIGTSAVMARLRDTIRQLAPLPTDILLLGETGTGKDMIARTIHDQSGRSGPFVALNCGGIPEALFESEIFGHEAGAFSGATRRRIGKIEFADKGTLFLDEIESMPSAMQIKLLRVLQERTVERLGANKTIDVDFRIIAASKTNLAQLADDKQFRADLFFRINVATIDIPLLRERRDDIPLLFAYFCGQCAHRLNRPLPIIRESVMAELASRDWPGNVRELRNEAERFVLGMAHKSTLLDTSVNMGLVDAVNHFERVMILEELRRQNYHLSRTAIALQIPKTTLFDKIRKHDIKDEG